The genomic stretch ATGACGTCGACAAGGGTGGACAGGTCGGTGGCGTCGAACGCCTTGGTGCGCAGCGCGAAGCGGACCATGGACGGCACCACGAAGGCGCGGGTCGCGCCGCGCTGCTCGGCCTCCGCGAGGAAGCGCTGCGGGGCGAACTCCCGCTGGAGGACGAGGGTTCCGCCGGCGGCGAGCAGGGCCAGGCCGATCACCATCGAGCCGTGGAACAGCGGGCACGGGTTGAGCATCACGTCGTCAGCGGTGAACCGGGCCTCGGCGGCCAGCGCGGTGTAACAGGCGGACACCGAACGGTGGGTGACGGCGACGCCCTTGGCCCGGCCGGTGGTGGCCGAGGTGTGCAGGATCGCGAACAGGTCGTCCATCTGCGGCAGCGGCAGCGCCCGGCGCTCGGTGGCGAGCATCTCCGCGTAGGCGGGGCTGTCCAGGGCGATCCGCCAGCCGTCGCCGAAGGCGTCCCCGAGCCGGTCCAGTACGCCCTGCTCGGCGATCACGCCGCGCGGCGCGGAGTTGGAGACGACGTGCTCGACCTCGGGGGCCGGGAAGGAGTGGTTGACGGGGCAGACGATCGCTCCGGCCTTGCCGGCCGCGATGTACAGCTCCAGCACCTCGACCCGGTTGGGCGAGCTGACGACGAGGCGCTCACCGGGGCCGATCCCGCGGTCGATCAGCGCGGCGGCCAACGCGTCGGTACGTTCGTCCAGTTCACGCCAGGTGAGCGAGAGCCGCTCGTCGGCGAGGGCGAGTGCGTCGGGGCGCTGTCCGGCGTGCCGCCGGACGAAGTGGGCCATCCACATCAGGCGGCCTCGCTCACGTCTGCGGAG from Streptomyces davaonensis JCM 4913 encodes the following:
- a CDS encoding class I adenylate-forming enzyme family protein, which gives rise to MAHFVRRHAGQRPDALALADERLSLTWRELDERTDALAAALIDRGIGPGERLVVSSPNRVEVLELYIAAGKAGAIVCPVNHSFPAPEVEHVVSNSAPRGVIAEQGVLDRLGDAFGDGWRIALDSPAYAEMLATERRALPLPQMDDLFAILHTSATTGRAKGVAVTHRSVSACYTALAAEARFTADDVMLNPCPLFHGSMVIGLALLAAGGTLVLQREFAPQRFLAEAEQRGATRAFVVPSMVRFALRTKAFDATDLSTLVDVMFGGAPMPEELLRESLERFPCPFRGIYGITEGGGPIATVLFGGAEDHGADAAARELRLRSAGRMLPGCHIEVQDKEGGALPPGEIGEVCVRGDGLMRGYWRNPTATESTLRDGWLRTGDLGYSDADGYLYLVDRINDVLIRGGQNVYPAEIERVLGAQRGVADAAVVGAPSEEWGEVPVAFVVAEGEEVSAAGLLKACVGELASYKRPVRIEFVSEIPRSAAGKILRRKLRERFADGMPGAAPVPPGERGE